One Arachis hypogaea cultivar Tifrunner chromosome 2, arahy.Tifrunner.gnm2.J5K5, whole genome shotgun sequence genomic window, ACCTACTGAATGGTCAAAAGGTCAATGTGTTTAAGTTCCTAACTCTTGCAACATGTTAACAACGGTCAACAGCTTTTGGCTTGGTCTATACATTACCTACGATAGGTGGTCCACTTGCCACCAGTGATAGTGATCAAACCAGGGAGATCCTCGCAGACAACATGATCCCTGGAGATACTCTCTGTATTTTTTGCTGATGGATTCATTGCTAATGGGCGAATGCCACTCCAAGCAGAGAGAACATCAGTGCGCCGGACCTAAATTTCCATAATTATTTAGTTCTCAACAgatgaaaaaaaaggagaaatcaATAAAGAGCAAACGAGTCTATCAATATGGAGTGACGTCTAACTTggaatatcaaattatttttccttttctttaatcAAGGTTTCAGAGGGCTGACCAAGTTAATTAAGAGAAGGGGGAAGGTTCCTACTTCCTACAAACAAATATATTGAATTCTATGGCAGTAGAGCAAGAAACATGATGCGATATACTGTTTATGGCTAAGATgatctaaaaatatttataactcagacaatatttatgaaaatattcAATTCTGCATCTAATTCAagaaataaaatgataaataatgAATTTAAAGGTTTCCTGTACTGAGTGGCTTGAGGTATATCATACTTTAACATTAAGGTAATCAGATATAGCATCAAGTATGAATTGTATTTCATCTTCATGTGGTTCAGGGAGAAAAGTAATGGTGGTGTTAGAATCTGTAGTCCCAGCTACTGTTCGTCCTAGCCATGGTAGCATGAAAACAACACGGCCATCCTTTGTTTTAGGAACAATTAGGCCCATTCCCTCGGGAGAATAATAATCAGGGAGTATGATATGTACGCCGCTACTTGGACAAATCATATCTCTTGCATTTTTGTCAGCCATTTTCCTTATGGAGTCGCAAAATGGGCCAGCCGCATTCACAATTACTTTTGCATATGTATCAAATTCTTTGcctgaaatatatatataaaaatagaacTTTTAACTATTGAGGTATTGAAAAACTAGTTGTTAGGTTTAAAAGTCACAAACTAAGATGTATGCCAACTGTTACAAATGCAACTGGAAGTTATTTGTCACTTGATTcacattaaatactaaattaaatgACATCTGAAATCCTTATTAAATGAACCGACCATATTGATATCAATATATGATCATTTTTGTTCTGATAAAATCAATCTtattcttaaaaataaataacaacaaaaataatcgTAAAAGAAAAACTCAACAATGCCAACCCACAAGTTCCTTACAAAATACTCCAGTTTTTCACTTTCATATTCCACTGCAACTTTTTTTATTTCCCTCTTTTTGATAGAAGGCAGCAGCTTTTTCCCCTAAAATAAAACGCAGAGGAATGTAGGGGGAGTTGGCTGTGACTACGCACTTTAAATCTACAAGTGATTCTTCAAACTGTGTCCTACCGTACAATATATAGGTGTCCTTCAATATATCATGCAAACGGAAAGGTAAATCAAAGATATCTAgactaacaaaataaaataaaattgcatGTTACCGGTCAAAGTGTCCCTTATTTGTGCACCAATTATCCGTTCACCAATATCATCCTTCAGTAAAGATACAACTTCAGCATGGTTCAGCACCGTTGCACCAGCTAATGCAGCAGTGCAAGCCAATCCAACATTAAGTCTAGCATCATTCATTTGCCCATCGTAATACACAACAGTGCCTCTCAGTCTTCTACCTTTTCCCTCCTTTGCCAAAGTGGGAAAGAGCTCAACAGACTCCTCTGTAGAGTAAAATCTTGATAAGTGCAATAATCGTGCTCCAGCAATCAAGTCATACATTTTCAAGCCAATCCAGTAGTACACTACTTCAAACCAGTCAAAACATGGAGTCATGCAAGGCAAAGCATTGCACAGGTGGGGTGCATTGTCAATAACTTGTTTACGCTCCTCGAGTGCATGGAATACTAACTTTAGTTGGCCATAATCAAACTTAAAGACGGCTTTCTCCAAATAACGAACacctaataatttatataaacagTTAAACATTAGATCAACACGTACTAACACCATAAAAACTGGAGAACATAATATATATCTACTAACTATTTCTTTATAGAATTCAAAATATTTGAGTAGTCAATTTCTACAGTGTtaagattaaaactgaaaatgATTTtggaattattttaaaaaatgacaaGGGTATGCAATAATACTAAAAGCAAGTTAACAGAAGATCTGTAAGAAACCAAAAACACAGAAAATA contains:
- the LOC112743718 gene encoding glycerol-3-phosphate dehydrogenase SDP6, mitochondrial isoform X1, yielding MLRCFQIGDEAYKGDAELERGRLRLGIGLEGVRYLEKAVFKFDYGQLKLVFHALEERKQVIDNAPHLCNALPCMTPCFDWFEVVYYWIGLKMYDLIAGARLLHLSRFYSTEESVELFPTLAKEGKGRRLRGTVVYYDGQMNDARLNVGLACTAALAGATVLNHAEVVSLLKDDIGERIIGAQIRDTLTGKEFDTYAKVIVNAAGPFCDSIRKMADKNARDMICPSSGVHIILPDYYSPEGMGLIVPKTKDGRVVFMLPWLGRTVAGTTDSNTTITFLPEPHEDEIQFILDAISDYLNVKVRRTDVLSAWSGIRPLAMNPSAKNTESISRDHVVCEDLPGLITITGGKWTTYRSMAEDAVDAAIKSGKLTPTSGCVTNNLHIVGGEGWDPASFTVLTQQYMRMKISYKGKVVPGVMDTASAKHLSHAYGTLAERVAAIAQDECLGKRLAHGYPFLEAEVAYCARHEYCESAIDFIARRSRLAFLDTDAAGRALPRVIQILAAEHKWDKSRQKQELQKAKEFLETFKSSKNAQFHDGKHN
- the LOC112743718 gene encoding glycerol-3-phosphate dehydrogenase SDP6, mitochondrial isoform X3, with product MTATARLRRIGTAVVAAVATAYGGTILLVPPVSANDHGGGGSHLAAIRQKIHDPSATVPSREVQRSSLIGTSPANPLDVLVIGGGATGSGVALDAVTRGLRVGLVEREDFSSGTSSRSTKLIHGGVRYLEKAVFKFDYGQLKLVFHALEERKQVIDNAPHLCNALPCMTPCFDWFEVVYYWIGLKMYDLIAGARLLHLSRFYSTEESVELFPTLAKEGKGRRLRGTVVYYDGQMNDARLNVGLACTAALAGATVLNHAEVVSLLKDDIGERIIGAQIRDTLTGKEFDTYAKVIVNAAGPFCDSIRKMADKNARDMICPSSGVHIILPDYYSPEGMGLIVPKTKDGRVVFMLPWLGRTVAGTTDSNTTITFLPEPHEDEIQFILDAISDYLNVKVRRTDVLSAWSGIRPLAMNPSAKNTESISRDHVVCEDLPGLITITGGKWTTYRSMAEDAVDAAIKSGKLTPTSGCVTNNLHIVGGEGWDPASFTVLTQQYMRMKISYKGKVVPGVMDTASAKHLSHAYGTLAERVAAIAQ
- the LOC112743718 gene encoding glycerol-3-phosphate dehydrogenase SDP6, mitochondrial isoform X2, whose protein sequence is MTATARLRRIGTAVVAAVATAYGGTILLVPPVSANDHGGGGSHLAAIRQKIHDPSATVPSREVQRSSLIGTSPANPLDVLVIGGGATGSGVALDAVTRGLRVGLVEREDFSSGTSSRSTKLIHGGVRYLEKAVFKFDYGQLKLVFHALEERKQVIDNAPHLCNALPCMTPCFDWFEVVYYWIGLKMYDLIAGARLLHLSRFYSTEESVELFPTLAKEGKGRRLRGTVVYYDGQMNDARLNVGLACTAALAGATVLNHAEVVSLLKDDIGERIIGAQIRDTLTGKEFDTYAKVIVNAAGPFCDSIRKMADKNARDMICPSSGVHIILPDYYSPEGMGLIVPKTKDGRVVFMLPWLGRTVAGTTDSNTTITFLPEPHEDEIQFILDAISDYLNVKVRRTDVLSAWSGIRPLAMNPSAKNTESISRDHVVCEDLPGLITITGGKWTTYRSMAEDAVDAAIKSGKLTPTSGCVTNNLHIVGGEGWDPASFTVLTQQYMRMKISYKGKVVPGVMDTASAKHLSHAYGTLAERVAAIAQLMLML
- the LOC112743718 gene encoding glycerol-3-phosphate dehydrogenase SDP6, mitochondrial isoform X4; translation: MTATARLRRIGTAVVAAVATAYGGTILLVPPVSANDHGGGGSHLAAIRQKIHDPSATVPSREVQRSSLIGTSPANPLDVLVIGGGATGSGVALDAVTRGLRVGLVEREDFSSGTSSRSTKLIHGGVRYLEKAVFKFDYGQLKLVFHALEERKQVIDNAPHLCNALPCMTPCFDWFEVVYYWIGLKMYDLIAGARLLHLSRFYSTEESVELFPTLAKEGKGRRLRGTVVYYDGQMNDARLNVGLACTAALAGATVLNHAEVVSLLKDDIGERIIGAQIRDTLTGKEFDTYAKVIVNAAGPFCDSIRKMADKNARDMICPSSGVHIILPDYYSPEGMGLIVPKTKDGRVVFMLPWLGRTVAGTTDSNTTITFLPEPHEDEIQFILDAISDYLNVKVRRTDVLSAWSGIRPLAMNPSAKNTESISRDHVVCEDLPGLITITGGKWTTYRSMAEDAVDAAIKSGKLTPTSGCVTNNLHIVGGEGWDPASFTVLTQQYMRMKISYKGKVVPGVMDTASAKHLSHAYGTLAERVAAIAQDECLGKRLAHGYPFLEAEVAYCARHEYCESAIDFIARRSRLAFLDTDAAGRALPRVIQILAAEHKWDKSRQKQELQKAKEFLETFKSSKNAQFHDGKHN